The Porites lutea chromosome 11, jaPorLute2.1, whole genome shotgun sequence genome contains the following window.
TTTAAAAAGGACACCTGGTTCTCGGCGATAGTTCAGATGGCGCATTTTTGCTGAAATGCCggaattttataatttactCAGTGCTGAAGAGCACTTTTGACCGAAGCAAGCGCAGCGCATAACGttgttttttccatgttttcaaTCTTTACACTCCAAACTTGACTAGAAGGCAGCATTTACTCTATTTTAAtagtttgttgttttgtatCTATCCAACCGTTTACGACTTTCCCTCCTTTGAAACGTTATATGATGATTAACCCTTTTGTATCCGCTTTTTGTTCTTTATGTAGAAGCCATCACGTATTCCCAGAGTGTTGGTGATTGGTGGTGGAGTTGTAGGTGTGACGTCAGCATTACAGCTTCTACAAAAAGGATATAAGGTTACAGTTGTGGCAAAGGAGTTCGCCTCACCAGTCGCTTCTGGTAAATGCATCACCTCCGAGATCGCCGGTGCTTTGTGGGAATGGCCTCCTGCGGTGTGCGGACGTCACACAGATGAGAAGTCGCTTGAGAGGTCCAAGGTGTGGTGTATGGACAGTTATGGAAAGTTCATGGAATTGGCTATGAAACCAAAAGAAACTGGAGCGTACCTCAGGCAATCGGTCTTCTACTTCAAGGACATGGTTCAAGACCTTCCAGCACAGTTGGAGAAAATGAACGAACTCTGTCATTTGCCAGGATTTCGTCATGACGCAAAACTTATCGAAGAAACCGGTAAGTGGACATCCCTTCGCCCTGAAATTACAAGCTGATCTATTTTTCAGCAGTTTCTTCTCTGTTCAGTATATTTTTATCAAACTAAGTCTTATAAAAAAGAGCGAAGtctttcagtttcagtttcactCTTCAAAATATTGCGCTGATTCATTAAGCTGCGatcgtgtttcttttttttttatctcctttATTCTACTTGTTCCGGACAAATCCTCCATAGTTTCGAATAGTGTGGATTACCAAAGTATTTGGTAGTTAAAAGTGATGATTCTCTTTTTAATTATTCTAAACCCTAAATGCTAACTAATTGCTAACTATTTCGGTCTCTCCTTTAGCTGTAAACACAGACACGGGTGTGGTGGACGCATACCAGCACATGGCTCCTATGGTTGACACAGTTGTATACATGCAGTGGCTTTACAAACAGTGTAAAGATAAGGGCTGTCGCTTTGTACACGATGAAATTAAAGGACTGCTGAGAGATCAAGCAGAAGACTTGAAAAGGAAATACAAAGCTCAGCTGATATTCAACTGCTCTGGACTCAGCGCTAAAGAACTGGCAGGAGACGAAGATGTCTACCCTCTGAGAGGTAACTAACTCTTTTGAGATTTCACTCTTTGATGAGCACTCTACACCTGCACATATCCGTTATCTGATAGAAGGCACCGGAAAGTAGCATTTTTGATCAGTTAAAATCTCATCCGAAAGCTCTAAGATGATGTTTCTTATCATATCAGAAATACAAAACCTGTCAATACAGACACAATAATAAGGGGACCATAGAAATTAAGTCGGTGTCCGTGTTAACTCTGGGTGAGTTTAGGGTAAATCtaggggctttctttccccggggacaaagcaaactgtccgtacgTATTAAGCGGATGTTCGTAAAGCGCGGGATTTGACCATAATCTCCCAGTTTTTCAGAATGTTTTAAGGGACTTCAGTCCCTTGACAATCCAAATACTATTACTCGATAAATGAAATTTAACGCCAGTGAAAACATTTAATCAATCTGCCATCCTAACCTCTCCACTACAATAACAAATTGGTCACACCGAAATCTTGACCATGAATTTTAAATGGGTGTCTCGGGGATATGGTTTGATGGTTGCCTTGGAAAAAGACTATTGCGTCATGAAAAATACATAAACCGGCACGACAGACCACCTCTTGGATCGCATTGATAGATGATTAAGAAAATTATAGTTCCTTTCATTCTGACACTAAGTTATACTCACGGAAAATTATGCCATTGCGTTCTAAACAGTGCTCAATTTCTTCTTTCAGGCTGTATTCTTAAAGTTAGAAATGATGGAAGCTTGATGCCCAAACTCAACCATTCCATGTGCATCTCGCTGATCGAGGACATTGATGAGTCCAAAAAAGACGGTCAAAGCTTTGTGTTCATCCTTCCAAGAGGTGACGACAAACTGTGGTTGGGTGGCATGGTACAACCCTACCAATGGGACAGAAATCTCACCCTCGATTatccaccaatcagaagaatGTTTGAGAAAGTCAAAGAGTTCTACCCTCCACTTCGTAACTATGGAGACGGAGACGTGGAAGAAGTGTTGGTAGGACTGCGGCCCGCTCGTAAAGGCAACGTTCGTCTGGAGTGGGATCCTGTTTGTCGGTCGATTCTGCACAACTATGGACACGGAGGCTCGGGTGT
Protein-coding sequences here:
- the LOC140951848 gene encoding uncharacterized protein → MPVTVQEMSVPRNSRSTKKPSRIPRVLVIGGGVVGVTSALQLLQKGYKVTVVAKEFASPVASGKCITSEIAGALWEWPPAVCGRHTDEKSLERSKVWCMDSYGKFMELAMKPKETGAYLRQSVFYFKDMVQDLPAQLEKMNELCHLPGFRHDAKLIEETAVNTDTGVVDAYQHMAPMVDTVVYMQWLYKQCKDKGCRFVHDEIKGLLRDQAEDLKRKYKAQLIFNCSGLSAKELAGDEDVYPLRGCILKVRNDGSLMPKLNHSMCISLIEDIDESKKDGQSFVFILPRGDDKLWLGGMVQPYQWDRNLTLDYPPIRRMFEKVKEFYPPLRNYGDGDVEEVLVGLRPARKGNVRLEWDPVCRSILHNYGHGGSGVTFSWGCAIEASAMVDRVLKRPQIHVSKL